The following proteins are co-located in the Anoplopoma fimbria isolate UVic2021 breed Golden Eagle Sablefish chromosome 18, Afim_UVic_2022, whole genome shotgun sequence genome:
- the ints7 gene encoding integrator complex subunit 7 yields the protein MSLSTARSFLSEACYGEQELDANSALMELDKGLRSAKLGEQCEAVVLFPKLFQKYPFPILINSAFLKLADIFRLGNNFLRLCVLKVTQQSEKHLEKILNVDEFVKRVFSVIHSNDPVARAITLRMLGSLASIIPDRKNAHHSIRQSLDSHDNVEVEAAIYAAASFSAQSKDFAAGICNKVSEMIQGLDTPVELKLKLIPMLQHMHHDASLASSSRELLQHLVNSYPSTPMVIVTLHTFTQLAASSLIDIPKQLQLLLQYLKDDPRKAVKRLAINDLKLLAKKAPHLWIRENTQTLCECALSSPYSSLKLGMLAVLSTLSGTIAIKQYFNNLTGGSSVPLRLTDLVKLAQECCYHSNLAVAAHGVIVLSNIAISCPEKDIVQLEQDTVLGVESLLMLCSQDSSPSSQATLKTALTSLVKLLKSRPHLSQSAVEFLLGQLHLSCDSSRVLMCHALAAIATHLPVLGDGMLGDLVDLYRVASHSSTDKQQELLVSLATVIFVASQSSLSAEVKTVIKQQLENVANGWTVYRIARQASRMGCHEFSSELYQSLRTRVASEHFYFWLNSLKEFSQAEQCLSHVEDGDYSGAMSAIAEALRSYQKGIASLTAASTPLSPLTFQCEFIKLRIDTLQALSQLICTCNSLKTSPPPAIATTIALTSGNDLQRCGRIAMQMKVCMDEFRSLAARYADLHQSSFDADYATLRNVELQQQSCLLVSHVIEALILDPQAASFQEYGTLGSVQTESEYERLMMSVFTHVLEEVEGLTKKHPPVSHLHTGCLCDAVIALLKVPLSFQRYFFQKLQSTSIKLALSPSPRTPSEPIPVQSSQQLTLKVEGVVQHGSTPGLFRKIQSVCLNVTSVLQSKTGPDYKVPLDTKTNEIEQQVEPHNDYFSTQFLLNFSILGTHTVTVEASVVDESGIEWKTGPKTTVSVKSLEDPYSQQLRHQLQQQAGTQPAPQRSAYARF from the exons ATGTCGCTGTCAACTGCACGCTCTTTCCTGTCAGAGGCTTGTTATGGAGAACAAGAACTTGACGCCAACTCCGCTCTCATGGAGCTGGACAAAG GGTTGCGGTCGGCTAAGCTGGGAGAGCAGTGCGAGGCTGTGGTGCTCTTCCCCAAACTCTTCCAGAAGTACCCTTTTCCCATCCTCATCAACTCTGCATTTCTGAAGTTAGCAGACATCTTCAGACTCGG GAACAATTTTCTGCGCCTCTGTGTGCTGAAAGTAACTCAACAAAGTGAGAAACATCTCGAAAAGATCCTTAATGTTGACGAATTTGTTAAAAGGGTGTTTTCAGTCATCCATAGCAACGACCCTGTGGCCAGAGCCATCACTCTGAG gATGCTTGGTAGTTTGGCCTCTATTATCCCAGACAGGAAGAATGCCCACCACAGTATTCGCCAAAGTCTGGACTCCCATGACAACGTAGAAGTAGAGGCTGCCATATATGCTGCTGCAAGCTTCTCTGCACAGTCAAA aGACTTTGCAGCGGGGATTTGCAACAAAGTCAGTGAGATGATTCAAG GGTTAGACACTCCAGTGGAACTGAAGCTGAAGTTGATCCCCATGCTGCAGCACATGCATCACGATGCCAGCttggcctccagcagcagagagcttCTCCAGCATCTGGTAAACTCTTACCCCTCCACCCCCATGGTCATCGTCACCCTGCACACCTTCACCCAGCTGGCTGCCTCCTCCCTCATCGATATCCCAAAGCAG ctgcagctcctccttcaATACCTGAAAGATGACCCAAGAAAAGCTGTGAAAAGACTCGCAATTAATGACCTGAAGCTTTTGGCTAAAAAGGCTCCTCACCTTTGGATCAGAGAAAACACTCAG ACCCTGTGTGAATGTGCCCTGAGCAGCCCTTACAGCAGTTTGAAGCTGGGGATGTTGGCTGTCCTCTCCACCCTCTCTGGAACAATTGCAATCAAGCAATACTTTAATAATTTGACAG GTGGCTCTTCAGTTCCCCTTCGGCTCACTGACCTGGTTAAACTGGCACAAGAATGCTGTTACCATAGCAACCTGGCAGTGGCTGCTCATGGGGTCATAGTGCTCTCAAACATCGCCATCTCCTGTCCAGAAAAAG ATATAGTACAGTTGGAGCAGGACACAGTTTTGGGCGTGGAGTCCCTTCTGATGCTTTGCAGTCAGGACAGCAGTCCCAGCTCACAGGCCACACTCAAA ACAGCCCTCACCTCATTGGTCAAACTGCTGAAAAGTCGCCCACATCTCAGTCAATCAGCGGTGGAGTTCCTGCTCGGCCAGCTCCATCTATCCTGTGACTCCTCACGCGTTCTCATGTGCCACGCTCTGGCAGCCATCGCCACCCACCTGCCGGTGTTGGGCGACGGCATGCTGGGAGATCTGGTGGATCTCTACAGAGTGGCCAGTCACTCCTCCACTGACAAGCAGCAAGAGCTTCTG GTTTCCTTGGCAACAGTGATTTTTGTTGCCAGCCAGTCGTCTCTGTCAGCTGAAGTGAAGACTGTCATCAAACAGCAGCTGGAGAATGTTGCTAACGGCTGGACGGTGTACCGCATCGCACGACAAGCCTCACGCATG GGATGCCATGAGTTCTCCAGCGAGCTGTACCAGAGTCTGCGGACCCGTGTGGCATCAGAGCACTTCTACTTCTGGCTGAACAGCTTGAAGGAGTTTTCCCAGGCGGAGCAGTGCCTCAGTCACGTGGAGGACGGAGACTACAGTGGAGCCATGAGTGCCATCGCCGAGGCCCTGCGCTCCTACCAGAAGGGCATCGCTTCCCTCACA GCTGCCAGCACTCCTCTGAGCCCGCTCACATTCCAGTGCGAGTTCATCAAGCTGCGCATCGACACCCTGCAAGCCCTGTCGCAGCTCATTTGTACCTGCAACAGTTTAAAGACCAGCCCTCCTCCGGCCATTGCAACAACCATCGCCCTCACCTCAGGCAATGACCTGCAGCGGTGCGGCCGCATCGCCATGCAG ATGAAGGTATGCATGGATGAGTTCAGAAGTCTTGCAGCTCGCTACGCTGATCTACACCAGTCGTCGTTTGACGCCGACTACGCCACCCTTCGCAATGTGGAGCT ACAACAACAGAGCTGTTTGCTCGTCTCCCATGTTATAGAAGCGCTGATACTGGACCCGCAGGCAGCAAG TTTTCAGGAGTATGGCACCCTGGGGTCGGTCCAGACAGAGAGTGAATATGAGCGACTGATGATGTCTGTCTTCACTCATGTgttggaggaagtggagggccTCACCAAGAAACACCCTCCTGTTTCACACTTG CATACGGGTTGTCTCTGTGATGCTGTCATAGCTTTGCTCAAGGTCCCGCTGTCTTTCCAGAGGTACTTCTTCCAAAAGCTCCAGTCAACGAGCATTAAG CTtgccctctctccttccccacGAACGCCGAGTGAACCAATCCCAGTGCAGAGCAGCCAGCAGCTGACTCTAAAGGTAGAGGGAGTGGTGCAGCATGGTTCAACGCCAGGACTCTTCAGGAAAatccagtctgtctgtctcaatGTCACTTCAGTCCTCCAGAGCAAGACAGGACCTGATTACAAG GTTCCACTCGACACTAAAACTAATGAGATCGAGCAGCAGGTGGAACCCCACAACGACTACTTCAGCACGCAGTTCTTGCTGAATTTCTCCATCTTGGGCACTCACACCGTCACCGTGGAGGCCTCCGTGGTGGATGAGAGTGGCATCGAGTGGAAGACTGGGCCCAAGACGACGGTGTCAGTCAAATCCCTGGAGGATCCTTACTCCCAGCAGCTCCGCCATCAGCTGCAGCAACAGGCTGGAACTCAGCCGGCTCCACAGAGGAGTGCATACGCTCGCTTCTAG